A genomic window from Candidatus Kouleothrix ribensis includes:
- a CDS encoding sugar ABC transporter ATP-binding protein, whose translation MGDVLVLMDGIEKSFPGVHALSQGHFELRAGEVHALCGENGAGKSTLMKVLSGIYAKDAGTIFYKGRQVDITTPKAALQLGISIIHQELNLMPHLTVAQNIFIGREPRRGLRFLLDEQAINAKTRELFAMMHLDLDPRTKVADLTVAKQQMVEIAKALSHNSEVLIMDEPTAALTDTEIEELFQIIRQLRDKGVGIVHISHRMDEIKRITDRITVMRDSRYIDTVNTADVTIDKIISMMVGRTIFESTPEVPENPSQEVVLDVKHINRGRVLRDISFNLKRGEILGFAGLMGAGRTEVARAVFGADPIDSGEVYVQGQRVQIKSPGDAVKHGIGYLSEDRKRYGLALGMDVATNVVLASLKKFMNTLGIVNRPRAHTAAEHYVQALSIKTPGITQKVKNLSGGNQQKVIIGKWLTADSNILIFDEPTRGIDVGAKSEIYKLLNDLTRQGKAIIMISSELPEVLRMSHRVIVMCEGRITGELPIADASQEKIMAYATMREVPA comes from the coding sequence ATGGGCGATGTGCTAGTCTTGATGGACGGTATCGAGAAGAGCTTTCCGGGTGTGCATGCGCTGAGCCAGGGCCACTTCGAGCTACGGGCCGGCGAAGTACACGCATTGTGTGGCGAAAATGGCGCCGGTAAATCGACGCTCATGAAGGTGCTGTCGGGGATCTACGCCAAAGATGCAGGCACAATCTTCTACAAAGGGCGCCAGGTCGACATCACCACCCCCAAGGCGGCGCTACAGCTCGGCATTAGCATCATCCACCAGGAGCTAAACCTGATGCCGCACCTGACGGTTGCGCAGAACATCTTCATCGGCCGCGAGCCACGCCGCGGGCTGCGCTTCCTGCTCGACGAGCAAGCGATCAACGCGAAGACGCGCGAGCTGTTCGCCATGATGCACCTCGACCTCGACCCACGCACAAAAGTTGCCGACCTGACGGTCGCCAAGCAGCAGATGGTCGAGATCGCCAAGGCATTGTCGCATAACTCAGAAGTACTGATCATGGACGAGCCGACCGCCGCGCTAACCGACACCGAGATCGAAGAGCTGTTTCAGATCATCCGCCAGCTGCGCGACAAAGGCGTGGGCATCGTTCACATCTCGCACCGCATGGACGAGATCAAGCGCATTACCGACCGGATCACCGTGATGCGCGACAGCCGCTACATCGACACGGTGAATACCGCCGATGTGACGATCGACAAGATCATCAGCATGATGGTAGGCCGCACAATCTTCGAGTCGACACCCGAGGTACCCGAGAATCCCAGCCAGGAGGTTGTGCTCGATGTCAAGCATATCAACCGCGGGCGCGTATTGCGCGACATCAGCTTCAACTTGAAGCGCGGCGAGATCCTGGGCTTTGCCGGGCTAATGGGCGCCGGGCGCACCGAGGTGGCGCGGGCAGTCTTCGGCGCCGACCCGATCGACTCGGGCGAGGTGTATGTGCAGGGCCAGCGGGTGCAGATCAAAAGCCCCGGCGACGCCGTGAAGCACGGCATTGGCTACCTGTCGGAAGATCGCAAGCGCTATGGCCTCGCGTTAGGCATGGATGTTGCGACTAACGTGGTGCTGGCCTCGCTCAAGAAATTCATGAACACGCTCGGGATCGTCAACCGGCCGCGCGCGCACACTGCCGCCGAGCACTACGTGCAGGCCCTGTCGATCAAGACACCCGGCATCACCCAGAAGGTCAAGAACCTCTCGGGCGGCAACCAGCAGAAGGTGATCATCGGCAAGTGGCTTACGGCCGACTCGAACATTCTGATCTTTGATGAACCAACCCGCGGGATTGATGTGGGTGCCAAGAGCGAGATCTACAAGCTATTGAACGACCTGACCAGGCAGGGCAAGGCGATCATCATGATCTCGTCGGAGCTGCCCGAGGTGCTTCGCATGAGCCACCGCGTGATCGTCATGTGCGAGGGCCGCATCACCGGCGAGCTGCCGATCGCCGATGCCAGCCAAGAGAAGATCATGGCCTATGCAACTATGCGCGAGGTGCCGGCGTAA
- a CDS encoding IS982 family transposase, whose product MITDFDDFCTWMFVLIDDIWQVIGPLYRRPGPVSDCSDSELLTMAIVGECREWDKETNLIGEWQNYRHLFPVIPERTRFNRRRRNLMGAIDHLRRMVLRVLDVAQDGQCVIDSLPVPVVQFHLVPASTGDWDAHGAAFGRCATKKQTIYGYRLHLLITLGGAIVDFELTSANADDRDAARDMLPSHPGLTVIGDKGYISAELAAQLWEQYRIRLLTLPRANQHDQLPPEVRRLINQVRQIIETVNDQLTEQFQIETNHAQSFWGLCARLSTKLTAHTLCLYLNRLLGNPEWLRIKALAFPNIRA is encoded by the coding sequence ATGATAACCGATTTTGATGACTTCTGCACCTGGATGTTCGTGCTGATTGACGACATCTGGCAGGTGATCGGCCCCTTGTACCGCCGACCCGGTCCGGTAAGTGATTGTTCGGATAGTGAACTGCTGACTATGGCGATTGTCGGCGAGTGCCGGGAATGGGATAAGGAGACCAATCTGATTGGCGAGTGGCAAAATTATCGGCATCTGTTCCCCGTCATTCCTGAGCGAACACGCTTCAATCGGCGCCGTCGCAATTTGATGGGGGCGATCGATCACCTGCGCCGCATGGTGCTGCGGGTGCTGGATGTGGCGCAGGACGGGCAATGCGTCATTGACAGCTTGCCCGTGCCGGTGGTGCAGTTCCATCTGGTGCCGGCTTCGACGGGCGACTGGGATGCCCACGGTGCCGCGTTTGGGCGGTGTGCCACGAAAAAGCAGACCATTTATGGCTATCGGTTGCACCTGCTGATTACGCTTGGCGGCGCGATCGTGGACTTCGAACTGACCAGTGCCAATGCCGATGACCGCGATGCTGCCCGCGACATGTTGCCCTCCCATCCAGGGTTGACGGTGATTGGCGATAAAGGCTACATCAGTGCCGAATTGGCCGCACAGTTGTGGGAGCAGTACCGGATTCGCTTGCTGACATTGCCACGGGCCAATCAGCACGACCAACTCCCGCCGGAGGTGCGGCGGCTGATCAATCAAGTCCGCCAGATTATTGAGACGGTGAATGATCAACTGACCGAGCAATTCCAGATTGAGACCAATCACGCACAGAGCTTTTGGGGGCTGTGTGCGCGCTTGTCCACCAAGTTGACCGCCCATACGTTGTGTCTCTATCTCAATCGGTTGCTTGGCAACCCGGAATGGTTGCGCATTAAGGCACTCGCATTTCCGAACATCCGTGCGTAA
- a CDS encoding transaldolase: MNILIDSAVLGDIHTALATGLVAGATTNPTLLRRAGVPARDVPALARQVLAAGARELHMQVYAPDTATMLAEARGLLAIDPARVIVKIPATPAGYSAAAQLAQAGARVTLTAVYTLRQALLAHSVGACYIAIYLGRMRDAGLDALGLAGQMQALLQAQSASVTILAASIRDPDELTALGLAGVGAATLPLAILSRLLDSEATAAAAAAFGADAHALHQL, encoded by the coding sequence TTGAATATTCTGATCGATAGCGCGGTGCTGGGCGACATTCACACGGCACTTGCGACCGGCCTCGTGGCCGGCGCCACCACCAACCCCACGCTGCTGCGGCGTGCCGGCGTGCCGGCGCGCGACGTGCCGGCGCTGGCCCGCCAGGTGCTGGCGGCCGGCGCGCGCGAGCTGCACATGCAGGTGTATGCGCCCGATACCGCCACCATGCTGGCAGAGGCGCGCGGCCTGCTCGCGATCGACCCGGCGCGCGTGATCGTCAAGATCCCGGCCACGCCCGCTGGCTACAGCGCCGCCGCACAGCTGGCCCAGGCCGGCGCCCGCGTGACGCTCACGGCAGTCTATACGCTGCGCCAGGCGCTGCTGGCCCACAGCGTCGGCGCGTGCTATATCGCGATCTACCTCGGCCGCATGCGCGATGCCGGGCTTGATGCGCTGGGCCTGGCCGGCCAGATGCAGGCGCTGCTCCAGGCCCAGTCGGCCAGCGTGACCATCCTGGCCGCAAGTATCCGCGACCCCGACGAGCTGACCGCGCTGGGCCTGGCCGGCGTCGGCGCCGCCACGCTGCCGCTGGCGATCCTCAGCCGCCTGCTCGACTCGGAGGCAACCGCAGCGGCGGCGGCGGCCTTCGGCGCCGACGCGCACGCATTGCACCAGCTGTAG
- a CDS encoding HlyD family efflux transporter periplasmic adaptor subunit: MRWITALLLAALMLPILAACGSGSATNQPEPATPTPLPPDPALERPTYKVQRGAIDRVLEINGRVTPVDLTQLSFKREGRVNTVGFQRGDVVKQGDVIAELQQDEQIDELRQAQDGLVQSKRDLENAQKAQQKKIQQAELDLQQAQEDLAQVLPGGENDPIRKAQQELEDAQREARSTGATGSEAKTGAEYSLLKATEALKDQQDAYTKAFWENDWAQKYGTDPKQPRIVDPITGKSTPNKLTDEQKAAYQTALTQAERALRDAERAVSAAQRELDKAREGEVTNNTLANQKVIDAQRKLDNLLKGKSNKDLLDAQRKVEAAQLALDEAKTGSFNTEIKAVEDAQRRLEKAQKKVDDGRIVAPQNGELLALSISEGDTITAFDPVVEIADPSNLEVAAELGAEQMKQLSEGQPAELALLARPDVIIPAVIRQMPAPYGSGGSGTVQERDRTTRFKFLDLKGQQIEAGVTIVKIRIVLERKDSVLWLPPDAIRAFEGRRFVVVREGERERRVTIKTGIETDDKIEIVDGLKEGDVVVGQ; encoded by the coding sequence ATGAGATGGATAACTGCCCTGCTGCTTGCCGCGCTGATGCTGCCGATCCTGGCCGCATGCGGCAGTGGCTCGGCCACCAACCAGCCAGAGCCAGCCACACCCACGCCACTCCCGCCCGACCCGGCGCTCGAGCGGCCGACCTACAAGGTGCAGCGCGGCGCGATCGACCGCGTGCTCGAGATCAACGGCCGCGTGACGCCGGTTGACCTGACCCAGCTCTCGTTCAAGCGCGAGGGCCGCGTCAACACCGTCGGCTTCCAGCGCGGCGATGTCGTCAAGCAGGGCGATGTGATCGCCGAGCTCCAGCAAGACGAGCAGATCGACGAGCTGCGCCAGGCCCAGGATGGGCTGGTGCAATCCAAGCGCGACCTCGAGAATGCCCAGAAGGCCCAGCAGAAAAAGATCCAGCAGGCCGAGCTCGATCTTCAGCAGGCCCAGGAAGATCTTGCGCAGGTGTTGCCCGGCGGCGAGAACGACCCGATCCGCAAGGCCCAGCAAGAGCTGGAAGATGCCCAGCGCGAGGCCCGCAGTACCGGCGCCACCGGCTCGGAGGCCAAGACCGGCGCCGAGTATAGTTTGCTGAAGGCCACCGAGGCGCTGAAAGACCAGCAGGATGCCTATACCAAAGCCTTCTGGGAGAACGACTGGGCACAGAAGTATGGCACCGACCCCAAGCAGCCGCGCATTGTCGACCCGATCACCGGTAAGTCGACGCCGAATAAGCTGACCGACGAGCAGAAGGCGGCCTACCAGACCGCGCTGACCCAGGCCGAGCGCGCGCTGCGCGACGCCGAGCGCGCGGTTAGTGCAGCCCAGCGCGAGCTCGATAAGGCCCGCGAGGGCGAGGTGACCAACAATACCCTGGCCAACCAGAAGGTGATCGACGCCCAGCGCAAGCTCGACAACCTGCTCAAGGGCAAGAGCAACAAAGACCTGCTCGACGCCCAGCGCAAAGTCGAGGCCGCCCAGCTGGCGCTCGACGAAGCCAAGACCGGCAGCTTCAACACCGAGATTAAGGCGGTTGAAGATGCCCAGCGCCGGCTCGAAAAGGCTCAGAAAAAAGTCGACGACGGCCGGATTGTGGCACCGCAGAATGGCGAGCTGCTGGCGCTCAGCATCAGCGAAGGCGATACGATCACCGCCTTCGACCCGGTGGTCGAGATCGCCGATCCGTCGAACCTCGAGGTAGCCGCCGAGCTAGGCGCCGAGCAGATGAAGCAGCTGTCCGAGGGCCAGCCGGCCGAGCTGGCTTTGCTGGCGCGCCCCGACGTGATCATCCCGGCGGTGATCCGCCAGATGCCCGCGCCCTACGGCTCGGGCGGCAGCGGCACGGTGCAAGAGCGCGACCGCACCACGCGCTTCAAGTTCCTCGATCTCAAGGGCCAGCAGATCGAAGCCGGCGTGACGATCGTCAAAATTCGGATCGTGCTCGAGCGAAAAGATAGCGTGCTGTGGCTACCGCCCGACGCCATCCGCGCCTTCGAGGGGCGCCGCTTCGTGGTGGTGCGCGAGGGTGAGCGCGAGCGCCGCGTGACGATCAAAACCGGCATCGAGACCGACGACAAGATCGAGATCGTCGATGGGCTGAAAGAGGGCGACGTCGTCGTCGGCCAGTAG
- a CDS encoding extracellular solute-binding protein, which produces MRRLVPWLVLIALLAACSGSPSQPDATPSPDSGGPSAVPTGEPGGEDGKAVISFAAWDYERQIYEPLATKFNQDNPSIKVVIVSLDDLTNVSGPNADYSPFNQLRRVVSGADTSSAAVAAPETLGSSLLLDLTPHMDADSSFKRDDFYPGALDQYTIKGATRVLPRYLYVQLLNYNKELFKNAGLPEPKLGWSWTDLLGTAEQLAKKNGSRVDTYGYLDSSGGFLPLIALLNERGLDLFNAQAGQIKLDQSQIVDGVGRVRTLIDNGALYRPDYNARPEAAPSAPAADPTQLIRDGKVGIWGQDFFGGGPRPIDSSIQGGGSSDELPFEVGKIAYPAGAINFFGGVDGYIISAGTAHPAEAWKWIEFLSRQQTDQAGGGPVLNQPGRIPARQSIADELGFWKDLDAETAAAYKWAVANPTPPLARSPDYIVLGALGQALEQIFGSEKQDPQKALQAAQRQLEQQLAEVQLTPTATPDLSPVAVATPEPQTAPEGATTIKFSAAGYNPADVRRLARSFRDQRPDIFIDVRSTDVFTEGPTIAQLAKTSDCFAWYSPPQSDEDFAAALDLQPLFDADASFPQSDYAPLLLTPYQRNGGLFGLPYAATLRTLNYNKTAFDAAGIRPPSAQWKPDDFLAAAQALTKGEGEKKQYGYVPLGGAQQDLLFFTSQFGAQLSTGSGKDVRPNFSDPKVVQAIQWYLDLSSVHKVMPTLKFPYTPSDNFEDRSYEIVQSGRAGLWFDQGYGMFGGPNPPVGPNGQPQTFEVGIAPLPIGGGGLHNGDVYMRGLHISATSQQSQACWEWLKFLSADLSQLQGAIPARTSILNGDAFKAQATPDILALATAYADVLKQTPSQASQGGDPNALYAMDTYWFFKALSEALDKKTPLDQGLAEAQKNTSAWLDCIAKTPNKPATCAQQVDPSYKGYNTEDPPEIGPDGPKG; this is translated from the coding sequence ATGCGTCGCCTTGTTCCATGGCTCGTTTTGATCGCGCTGCTGGCCGCGTGCAGCGGCAGCCCCAGCCAGCCCGATGCCACACCATCACCCGATAGCGGCGGCCCCAGCGCCGTGCCCACCGGCGAGCCGGGTGGCGAGGATGGAAAGGCCGTGATCTCGTTCGCCGCGTGGGATTATGAGCGCCAGATCTACGAGCCGCTGGCTACAAAATTCAATCAAGATAACCCGAGCATCAAAGTAGTGATCGTCTCGCTCGATGATCTGACCAATGTGTCGGGGCCAAATGCCGACTACTCGCCGTTCAACCAGCTGCGCCGGGTGGTGTCGGGCGCCGACACGTCTTCGGCCGCAGTGGCCGCACCCGAGACACTCGGCAGCAGCTTGCTGCTCGACCTCACGCCGCATATGGATGCCGACAGCAGCTTCAAGCGCGACGATTTCTACCCCGGCGCGCTCGACCAGTACACGATCAAGGGTGCCACCCGCGTGCTGCCGCGCTATCTGTATGTGCAGCTGCTGAACTATAACAAAGAGCTGTTCAAGAACGCCGGCCTGCCCGAGCCAAAGCTCGGCTGGAGCTGGACGGATCTGCTGGGCACGGCCGAGCAGCTGGCCAAGAAGAATGGCAGCCGTGTCGATACGTACGGCTACCTCGACTCGAGTGGCGGCTTCCTACCGCTGATCGCACTGCTGAACGAGCGCGGCCTCGACCTGTTCAATGCCCAGGCCGGCCAGATCAAGCTCGACCAATCTCAGATCGTCGATGGCGTCGGGCGCGTGCGCACCCTGATCGACAACGGCGCGCTATACCGGCCCGACTACAACGCCCGGCCCGAGGCGGCCCCCAGCGCACCGGCGGCCGACCCGACCCAGCTCATTCGCGACGGCAAGGTCGGCATCTGGGGCCAGGATTTCTTCGGCGGCGGGCCACGCCCGATCGACAGCAGCATCCAGGGCGGCGGATCGAGCGACGAGCTGCCCTTCGAAGTCGGCAAGATCGCCTACCCGGCCGGCGCGATCAACTTCTTCGGCGGTGTCGACGGCTATATCATCAGCGCCGGCACCGCGCATCCGGCCGAAGCCTGGAAGTGGATCGAGTTCCTCTCGCGCCAGCAGACCGACCAGGCCGGCGGCGGGCCGGTGCTCAATCAGCCCGGCCGCATCCCCGCGCGCCAGAGCATAGCCGATGAACTCGGCTTCTGGAAGGATCTCGACGCCGAGACAGCCGCAGCCTACAAGTGGGCCGTGGCCAACCCAACCCCGCCGCTCGCGCGCAGCCCCGACTACATCGTGCTGGGTGCGCTGGGCCAGGCGCTCGAACAGATCTTTGGCAGCGAGAAGCAAGACCCCCAGAAGGCACTGCAAGCCGCTCAGCGCCAGCTCGAGCAGCAGCTGGCCGAGGTTCAGCTAACACCAACCGCCACGCCCGACCTGAGCCCGGTGGCGGTGGCCACGCCCGAGCCGCAGACCGCCCCCGAAGGCGCCACGACGATCAAGTTCTCGGCCGCCGGCTATAACCCGGCCGACGTGCGCCGCCTGGCGCGCAGCTTCCGCGATCAGCGGCCCGATATCTTCATCGATGTGCGCTCGACCGATGTGTTCACCGAAGGCCCGACGATCGCCCAGCTGGCCAAAACCAGCGATTGCTTCGCGTGGTACTCGCCACCGCAGAGCGACGAGGACTTCGCGGCGGCGCTCGACCTGCAGCCGCTATTCGATGCCGACGCCAGCTTCCCGCAGAGCGACTACGCGCCACTGCTGCTCACGCCCTACCAGCGCAACGGTGGGCTGTTCGGCCTGCCCTACGCCGCCACACTGCGCACACTCAACTACAACAAGACGGCCTTCGACGCCGCCGGCATCCGCCCGCCCAGCGCACAGTGGAAGCCCGACGACTTCCTGGCCGCAGCCCAGGCGCTTACCAAGGGCGAGGGCGAAAAGAAGCAGTATGGCTATGTGCCACTGGGCGGCGCGCAGCAAGATCTGCTGTTCTTCACCAGCCAGTTTGGCGCCCAGCTGAGCACTGGCAGCGGCAAAGATGTGCGCCCGAACTTCAGCGACCCCAAGGTGGTGCAAGCCATCCAATGGTACCTCGACCTATCGAGCGTCCATAAGGTCATGCCGACGCTGAAATTCCCGTACACGCCTTCCGACAACTTCGAAGATCGCTCGTACGAGATCGTCCAGAGCGGCCGGGCCGGCCTGTGGTTCGACCAGGGCTACGGCATGTTCGGCGGCCCGAACCCGCCGGTTGGCCCCAACGGCCAGCCGCAGACCTTCGAGGTTGGGATTGCGCCCCTGCCGATCGGCGGCGGTGGCCTGCACAACGGCGATGTCTACATGCGCGGGCTGCATATCTCGGCCACCAGCCAGCAGTCGCAGGCTTGCTGGGAATGGCTCAAATTCCTATCGGCCGATCTCAGCCAGCTGCAGGGCGCCATCCCGGCGCGCACGTCGATCCTGAATGGCGATGCGTTCAAGGCCCAGGCCACCCCCGATATTCTGGCGCTCGCCACAGCCTACGCCGATGTGCTCAAGCAGACGCCCAGCCAGGCCAGCCAGGGCGGCGACCCGAACGCGCTCTACGCCATGGATACCTACTGGTTCTTCAAGGCGCTCAGCGAGGCGCTCGACAAAAAGACCCCGCTCGACCAGGGGCTGGCCGAGGCCCAGAAGAACACCAGCGCCTGGCTCGACTGCATCGCCAAAACCCCGAACAAGCCGGCCACCTGCGCCCAGCAGGTCGACCCCAGCTATAAGGGCTATAATACCGAAGACCCGCCGGAGATCGGGCCTGACGGCCCGAAGGGCTAA
- a CDS encoding amidohydrolase family protein, which produces MPDLPIIDAHVHLWDPARFRMAWLDGSDLLGRRYLLDQYRAHTAGLAIEALVYLQVDVAPAYGLLEAQFVAGLAAHDPRIGAIVAWAPLEDGDCARTYLDALVGLSPLVKGVRRIVQSEPDAGFCLRPGFVRGVRLLAEYGLSCDICIQHEQLAATIALVRQCPEVQFMLDHLGKPAIKAGQLEPWRTQLAELAALPNVLCKISGVATEADHAGWTVEQIAPYVRHALDVFGDDRVAFGGDWPVVLLASEYRRWVDALDALTHDRSPAARRKLWAENARRFYRL; this is translated from the coding sequence ATGCCCGATCTGCCAATCATCGACGCGCACGTTCACCTATGGGACCCGGCGCGCTTTCGCATGGCCTGGCTCGACGGCAGCGACCTGCTCGGCCGGCGCTATTTGCTCGATCAGTACCGCGCCCACACCGCCGGGCTTGCGATCGAGGCGCTGGTGTATCTGCAGGTCGATGTCGCTCCGGCGTATGGCTTGCTCGAGGCGCAATTCGTGGCCGGGCTGGCTGCGCACGACCCGCGCATCGGCGCGATTGTGGCCTGGGCGCCGCTCGAAGACGGTGACTGCGCGCGTACCTACCTCGACGCGCTGGTCGGCCTGTCGCCACTGGTCAAGGGCGTACGCCGGATCGTGCAATCCGAGCCGGATGCCGGCTTCTGCCTGCGGCCCGGCTTTGTGCGCGGCGTGCGCCTGCTGGCCGAGTATGGCCTGAGCTGCGATATCTGCATCCAGCACGAGCAGCTCGCGGCGACGATCGCGCTGGTGCGGCAGTGCCCTGAGGTACAGTTCATGCTCGATCACCTGGGCAAGCCGGCGATCAAGGCTGGCCAGCTCGAACCGTGGCGCACGCAGCTGGCCGAGCTGGCCGCGCTGCCGAATGTGCTGTGCAAAATCAGCGGCGTAGCAACCGAGGCCGACCACGCGGGCTGGACGGTCGAGCAGATCGCGCCGTATGTGCGCCACGCGCTCGACGTGTTTGGCGACGATCGGGTGGCCTTTGGCGGCGACTGGCCGGTGGTGCTGCTGGCCAGCGAGTACCGCCGCTGGGTCGATGCGCTCGACGCGCTGACGCACGATCGTAGCCCGGCGGCGCGGCGCAAGCTGTGGGCCGAGAACGCGCGGCGCTTCTACCGACTTTAA
- a CDS encoding ABC transporter permease has translation MTTTVAARRTLVRSDAMQRVLAFAALIALFIVFSLASPNFMTFDNIVGILLSTAVNGVLALGVTFVIISGGIDLSIGTVMTFAAVMTGVFVTNMQLPVVVGVLGGLVAGALCGMVNGLLIAKLKIPPFIATLGMLNVTKGLALVTSGLKPIYFNDTPAYNAIAMGSIPGALIPGFTIPNAVLILFGAAIIASLILTKTILGRYTFALGSNEEATRLSGVNVDAWKIGVYTLCGIFSGLAGVLIASRLNSAQPALGQGYELDAIAAAVIGGTSLSGGEGSIMGTIIGAFIISTLTNGLRILSVPQEWQTVITGGIVIIAVYLDIVRRRRQR, from the coding sequence ATGACAACGACTGTCGCGGCACGACGAACCCTGGTGCGCTCGGATGCCATGCAGCGTGTGCTGGCGTTCGCGGCGCTGATCGCCCTGTTCATAGTCTTCTCGCTGGCCTCGCCCAACTTCATGACCTTCGACAATATTGTAGGCATCCTGCTGTCTACTGCGGTGAACGGCGTGCTGGCGCTGGGCGTCACATTTGTGATCATCTCGGGTGGCATCGACCTTTCGATCGGCACGGTCATGACCTTCGCAGCAGTAATGACCGGCGTGTTCGTCACGAATATGCAGCTGCCGGTGGTGGTGGGCGTGCTGGGCGGGCTGGTGGCCGGCGCACTCTGCGGCATGGTCAATGGCCTGCTGATCGCCAAGCTGAAGATTCCGCCGTTCATTGCGACGCTCGGCATGCTGAACGTGACCAAAGGCCTGGCGCTGGTGACATCGGGGCTCAAGCCGATCTACTTCAACGACACGCCTGCATACAACGCGATTGCCATGGGCTCGATCCCCGGCGCGCTGATCCCCGGCTTCACCATCCCGAACGCGGTGCTGATCCTGTTTGGCGCGGCGATCATCGCCAGCCTGATCCTGACCAAGACGATCCTGGGGCGCTATACCTTTGCGCTGGGCAGCAACGAAGAGGCCACCCGGCTCTCGGGCGTGAATGTTGATGCCTGGAAGATCGGCGTATACACGCTGTGTGGAATCTTCAGCGGCCTGGCCGGCGTGCTGATCGCCTCGCGGCTGAACTCGGCCCAGCCGGCGCTGGGCCAGGGCTACGAGCTCGACGCGATTGCTGCTGCCGTGATTGGCGGCACCTCGCTGAGCGGCGGTGAAGGCTCGATCATGGGTACGATCATTGGCGCATTCATCATCAGTACGCTCACCAACGGGCTGCGCATCCTGTCGGTGCCACAAGAGTGGCAGACGGTGATCACCGGCGGGATTGTGATCATCGCGGTGTATCTCGACATCGTACGCCGGCGCCGCCAGCGTTAG
- a CDS encoding pilus assembly protein CpaE — protein sequence MISATRAQQLKQRGLAWAPAERDFFIMPDHNLDGQIFVVSALPALVQSFGGQQTITFQGSIEWALDYVVLSEAVWLPSESQLRAQLAAAIGPDAPLRLERLSAGYRLLAGIGAELAEFEATSAEECYALALLQALAAR from the coding sequence ATGATCAGCGCCACACGAGCCCAACAGCTCAAGCAGCGCGGGCTGGCCTGGGCCCCGGCCGAGCGCGATTTCTTCATCATGCCCGATCATAATCTCGATGGGCAGATCTTTGTGGTAAGCGCGCTGCCGGCGCTGGTGCAGAGCTTCGGCGGCCAGCAGACGATCACATTCCAGGGCAGCATCGAGTGGGCGCTCGACTACGTCGTGCTGTCCGAGGCGGTCTGGCTGCCAAGCGAGTCCCAGCTGCGCGCGCAGCTCGCCGCCGCGATCGGCCCCGACGCGCCGCTGCGCCTCGAGCGGCTCTCGGCCGGCTACCGGCTGCTGGCGGGCATCGGCGCCGAGCTGGCCGAGTTCGAGGCGACCAGCGCCGAGGAGTGCTATGCGCTGGCGCTGCTCCAGGCGCTGGCGGCGCGCTGA
- a CDS encoding ABC transporter substrate-binding protein gives MRITRSVLPMALLLIAALLLGACGGAAAPAAQPSGGSTGGGKPYIPVISKGFQHQFWQAVKSGAEKAATDFNVTITFEGPESESQVDKQIEMLQAALDKKPQAICFAALDSKAAIPLLEKAKAANIPVIGFDSGVDSDIPAATAATDNIAAAGMAADKMNELIGGEGEVAVIVHDQTSRTGIDRRDGFVNRIKAKYPKISIVDVQYGGGDQLKSTDLAKAIIQAHPNLKGFFGANEGSIIGVLNAVKETGKEGKITVIGYDAGKQQKDAVRSGVEAGAITQDPVGIGYKCVEAAVKALKGETLPKTIDTGFHWYDKSNVDSADMKPLLYD, from the coding sequence ATGAGGATCACACGGTCGGTTCTGCCCATGGCGCTGCTGCTGATTGCGGCGCTGCTACTGGGTGCGTGTGGTGGTGCGGCGGCCCCGGCGGCCCAGCCATCGGGCGGCAGCACAGGCGGCGGCAAGCCGTATATTCCGGTCATCTCGAAGGGCTTCCAGCACCAGTTCTGGCAGGCGGTCAAGTCGGGCGCCGAGAAGGCCGCCACCGACTTTAACGTAACGATCACCTTCGAAGGCCCCGAGAGCGAGTCGCAGGTTGATAAGCAGATCGAGATGCTCCAGGCCGCGCTCGACAAGAAACCGCAGGCGATCTGCTTCGCCGCGCTCGACAGCAAGGCCGCGATTCCGCTGCTCGAGAAGGCCAAGGCCGCCAACATCCCGGTGATTGGCTTCGACTCGGGCGTCGATAGCGATATACCGGCCGCCACCGCCGCAACCGACAACATTGCTGCTGCGGGCATGGCTGCCGATAAGATGAATGAATTGATCGGCGGCGAGGGCGAGGTGGCAGTGATCGTACACGACCAGACCAGCCGCACCGGTATCGACCGCCGCGATGGCTTTGTCAACCGGATCAAAGCGAAGTATCCCAAGATCTCGATCGTCGACGTTCAGTATGGCGGCGGCGACCAGCTGAAGTCGACCGATCTGGCCAAGGCGATCATCCAGGCCCACCCGAACCTGAAGGGCTTCTTCGGCGCCAACGAGGGCTCGATCATCGGCGTGCTGAACGCGGTGAAGGAGACCGGCAAAGAAGGCAAGATTACGGTGATCGGCTATGACGCCGGCAAGCAGCAGAAAGACGCGGTGCGCAGCGGGGTTGAGGCCGGCGCGATCACCCAGGATCCGGTTGGCATCGGCTACAAGTGCGTCGAGGCGGCGGTCAAGGCGCTCAAGGGCGAAACACTGCCCAAGACGATCGATACCGGCTTTCACTGGTACGATAAGAGCAATGTCGACTCGGCCGACATGAAGCCGCTGCTGTACGACTAG